The Liolophura sinensis isolate JHLJ2023 chromosome 8, CUHK_Ljap_v2, whole genome shotgun sequence sequence CAGCAGTGGGTGCTGCCAAATGCTCTTGCACATCgccacaccaggcaaaattggaaatgcGAGAAAACTTTTATATTATCCTCTAAAACTAACAGCagtataaatacaatacaactTTTTTACAGTTAAGGAAATCAGTTCAGACTATCTCTAAACctgcttttaagacatacaggtcTTGACAGTGGAGTATCTCTTTAAGTCTTGTCTGCCCATTAACCTGACACCCATCATAGGaaggaaaattcttgagtatggtgttaaccTCCAGtgagaaaaatataaatgaataaaaatttatatttatattttctttttataattCCAAAAAGCTAAAATTGAAAAACAGAGTGTTTATGATATCTTTCAGCCTTGTTTCTGGATATTTGTTTGTTCACGGATCAGTCTGTTTATATCCAAATTCcaaattataaaatttcatttttagcCTGATATAATATGTTTTTACAGTCAGAATCACAGCCAATAGGCTCGGTCAAGCCAAACGAGAAGATCTACCATATCAAACAGACGATTGGCAATGCCTGTGGGACAATAGCTATGGTGCATACACTAGCCAATAATGCTGACCAGATACAGTTTGAAGGTATGTCCCATAATCCAGATTTACACACAGGAAGGAATATatattaagtaaaataaaatttcccTAAAAATAACTAATGTTCCTTCCATTCTCATGTATCATTCCATTTTGGTTTCATGACTAATCTCCTATACAACATGACTGTGTGATAGTTCTGACTCGACAAAGTCACATCTCCAAGTTTTTATTCATGAAACAAGGTGAAAATTACCCACCATTCAACAATAAATGCCTGCAACCAGGATATAACCCAAACCGTCATAAATTTTGTGCTAAAGTAAAGCCATATGGTTAAGGCATGAGTCACTTGAGTCATTTTTACTGTCAAGCTGAAGCATTTTAATAAGATGTTTTGAAAACTTGTTTCTGGTCACACTCTCAGCTTCTGTCACTCACAACATGACAGGGAGCATCTGTTTGCAGTACCAGTCCAGAAATTTGCACACCAAATGATACAGTTAAGTGGACTAGCGTGTTGATTTCACATTGAGACTTTGCTTCTGTCACTCACAACACGACAGGGAGCATCTATTTGCAGTACCAGTCCAGAAATTCACACGCCAAATGATAGTTAAGTGGACTAGCGTGTTGATTTCACATTGAGACTCTGCTTCTGTCACTCACAACATGACGGGGAGCATCTATTTGCAGTACCAGTCCAGAAATTCACACGCCAAATGATACAGTTAAGTGGACTAGCCCGAAGATTTCCCATTGAGACTTTGCTTCTGTCACTCACAACATGACAGGGAGCATCTATCTGCAGTACCAGTCCAGAAATTTGCACACCAAATGATACAGTTAAGTGGACTAGCCCGAAGATTTCCCATTGAGACTTTGCTTCTGTCACTCACAACACGACAGGGAGCATCTATTTGCAGTACCAGTCCAGAAATTCACACGCCAAATGATACAGTTAAGTGGACTAGCCCGAAGATTTCCCATTGAGACTTTGCTTCTGTCACTCACAACACGACAGGGAGCATCTGTTGGCAGTACCAATCCAGAAATTCACACACCAAATGATACAGTTAAGTGGACTAGCCGGATGATTTCACATTGAGACTTTGCTTCTGTCACTCACAACATGACAGGGAGCATCTATTTGCAGTACCAGTCCAGAAATTCGCACACCAAATGATACAGTTAAGTGGACTAGCCCGAAGATTTCACATTGAGACTGTGCTTCTGTCACTCACAACATGACGGGGAGCATCTGTTTGCAGTACCAGTCCAGAAATTCACACACCAAATGATACAGTTAAGTGGACTAGCCCGAAGATTTCCCATTGAGACTGTGCTTCTGTCACTCACAACATGACAGGGAGCATCTATTTGCAGTACCAGTCCAGAAATTCGCACACCAAATGATACAGTTAAGTGGACTAGCCGGGTGATTTCACATTGAGACTGTGCTTCTGTCACTCACAACACGACAGGGAGCATCTATTTGCAGTACCAGTCCAGAAATTCACACACCAAATGATACAGTTAAGTGGACTAGCCCGAAGATTTCCCATTGAGACTGTGCTTCTGTCACTCACAACATGACGAGGAGCATCTGTTTGCAGTACCAATCCAGAAATTCGCACACCAAATGATACAGTTAAGTGGACTAGCCGGGTGATTTCCCATTGAGACTCTGCTTCTGTCACTCATAACACAACAGGGAGCATCTGTTGGCAGTACCAGTCCAGAAATTCGCACACCAAATGATACAGTTAAGTGGACTAGCCTGAAGGTTTCACATTGAGACTTTGCTTCTGTCACTCATAACACAACAGGGAGCATCTGTTTGCAGTACCAGTCCAGAAATTCGCACACCAAATGATACAGTTAAGTGGACTAGCCCGAAGATTTCACATTGAGACTTTGCTTCTGTCACTCACAACATGACGGGGAGCATCTGTTGGCAGTACCAGTCCAGAAATTTGCACACCAAATGATACAGTTAAGTGGACTAGCCCGAAGATTTCACATTGAGACTTTGCTTCTGTCACTCACAACACGACAGGGAGCATCTATTTGCAGTACCAGTCCAGAAATTTGCACACCAAATGATACAGTTAAGTGGACTAGCATGTTGATTTCACATTGAGACTTTGCTTCTGTCACTCACAACACGACAGGGAGCATCTATTTGCAGTACCAGTCCAGAAATTCACACACCAAATGATACAGTTAAGTGGACTAGCCCAATGATTTCACATTGAGACTTTGCTTCTGTCACTCACAACACGACAGGGAGCATCTATTTGCAGTACCAGTCCAGAAATTTGCACACCAAATGATACAGTTAAGTGGACTAGCCGGATGATTTCACATTGAGACTCTGCTTCTGTCACTCACAACATGACGGGGAGCATCTGTTTGCAGTACCAATCCAGAAATTCGCACACCAAATGATACAGTTAAGTGGACTAGCCGGATGATTTCACATTGAGACTCTGCTTCTGTCACTCACAACATGACGGGGGGCATCTGTTTGCAGTACCAATCCAGAAATTCGCACACCAAATGATACAGTTAAGTGGACTAGCCCGAAGATTTCCCATTGAGACTTTGCTTCTGTCACTCACAACATGACAGGGGGCATCTGTTTGCAGTACCAATCCAAATATTCACACACCAAATGATACAGTTAAGTGGACTAGCCGGATGATTTCACATTGAGACTTTGCTTCTGTCACTCACAACACGACGGGGAGCATCTGTTGGCAGTACCAATCCAGAAATTCGCACACCAAATGATACAGTTAAGTGGACTAGCCCGAAGATTTCACATTGAGACTTTGCTTCTGTCACTCACAACACGACAGAGAGCATCTGTTTGCAGTACCAGTCCAGAAATTCACACGCCAAATGATACAGTTAAGTGGACTAGCCCGAAGGTTTCACATTGAGACTTTGCTTCTGTCACTCACAACACGACGGGGAGCATCTGTTTGCAGTACCAGTCCAGAAATTTGCACACCAAATGATACAGTTAAGTGGACTAGCCCGAAGATTTCACATTGAGACTCTGCTTCTGTCACTCACAACATGACGGGGAGCATCTGTTGGCAGTACCAATCCAGAAATTCACACACCAAATGATACAGTTAAGTGGATTAGCGTGTTGATTTCACATTGAGACTTTGCTTCTGTCACTCACAACACGACAGGGAGCATCTATTTGCAGTACCAGTCCAGAAATTCACACACCAAATGATACAGTTAAGTGGACTAGCCCAATGATTTCACATTGAGACTTTGCTTCTGTCACTCACAACACGACGGGGAGCATCTGTTTGCAGTACCATTCCTGAAATTCGCACACCAAATAATACAGTTAAGTGGACTAGCCCGAAGATTTCACATTGAGACTTTGCTTCTGTCACTCACAACACGACAGGGAGCATCTATTTGCAGTACCAGTCCAGAAATTCGCACACCAAATGATACAGTTAAGTGGACTAGCGTGTTGATTTCACATTGAGACTTTGCTTCTGTCACTCACAACACGACAGGGAGCATCTATTTGCAGTACCAGTCCAGAAATTCGCACACCAAATGATACAGTTAAGTGGACTAGCCAGATGATTTCACATTGAGACTTTGCTTCTGTCACTCACAACACGACGGGGAGCATCTATTTGCAGTACCAGTCCAGAAATTCGCACACCAAATGATACAGTTAAGTGGACTAGCCGGATGATTTCACATTGAGACTTTGCTTCTGTCACTCACAACACGACAGGGAGCATCTATTTGCAGTACCAATCCAGAAATTCGCACACCAAATGATACAGTTAAATGGACTAGCCGGATGATTTCACATTGAGACTCTGCTTCTGTCACTCGCAACATGACGGGGAGCATCTGTTGGCAGTACCAATCCAGAAATTCACACGCCAAATGATACAGTTAAGTGGACTAGCCCGAAGATTTCCCATTGAGACTTTGCTTCTGTCACTCACAACATGACAGGGAGCATCTGTTGGCAGTACCAATCCAGAAATTCACACACCAAATGATACAGTTAAGTGGACTAGCCAGATGATTTCACATTGAGACTCTGCTTGCTGTCACTCACAACATGACAGGGAGCATCTATTTGCAGTACCAGTCCTGAAATTCGCTCACCAAATGATACAGTTAAGTGCTCTAGCCCGAAGGTTTCACATTGAGACTCTGCTTCTGTCACTCAAAACACGACGGGGAGCATCTGTTTGCAGTACCATTCCTGAAATTCGCACACCAAATGATACAGTTAAGTGGACTAGCCCGAAGGTTTCACATTGAGACTCTGCTTCTGTCACTTACAACACGACGGGGAACATCTGTTTGCAGTACCAGTCCAGAAATTCGCACATCAAATGATACAGTTAAGTGGACTAGCCCAATGATTTCACATTGAGACTTTGCTTCTGTCACTCACAACACGACAGGGAGCATCTATTTGCAGTACCATTCCAGAAATTCACGCACCAAATGATACAGTTAAGTGGACTAGCTCAATGATTTCACATTGAGACTTTGCTGTAAGACTGTTTAATCTGAAAAGCTTTAACCTTACCTTTCCTGAGCAGatatatttacaatttaaaaaatagaaattGAATGTTGACATGCTTAAATTTATGCTCATGGAAAATGACAGAAAGGTATCCATGTTCGCATGTAGTTTGCAATGAGGTAAAAGCTTCCCAAAATTATGGTCTTTCTGGCTATATTTTGGGCAAATACAGTTGTTGATGAGAGGTAGGTATTTTTGCCATCTATAAAAACATGAAGATATGACTCGGTGGCAAGTAAGAACTATGAAACGCATcctattacatacatgtaggactaaTAAATGAACTGCTTTGTAATACGGGTATTCCAAGCAATAATGTTCAGGTGATTTTCAATCTATTTGTACATACACTTGAATATTTTGCCTTCAAGTattgattttaacatttaaattgtATGTAATATTTCTTCGATTAATAACTGTCACAATGTTTTGTGCcattagagttatctcccttggccCAGATCGTGTTTGGATCTGTCTGTCCTACAAGTAGAGTATGTGTACATTATATGCTATGTCTTACTGTCTATTTCCTTGTTGTAGATGGAAAACCCTTCCAGAAGTTTTTGGAAGCTACTCTTGAACTTTCTCCTGCAGAGAGAGCCACCTATTTAGAAGGAGACAAGGTGGGTTAGATCATGTAGACAGCAGTAGTGGTTGTCATTTGACAAAATAGAGTGGTAGTGTGAAATTTCAGTAGTCAATTTTTATGCAGCTTTAATTCAACTGCATAACACTAAaagaaaaggtaaaaaaatgtctTGGCCTTTACCTGTTTCATTGGCATTAATATGTCATCCATTTACATTGTCGGATTGGCTAGAAGGCAACACTCAAGACCATTGACTATTAATTCAATGGAGTGTGGTATTCAGAAGCCCAGACCTTATACATAAACCTAGCAGTTAGGACTTAGCAGGAATTGCAATGAATTTTCAGGGACTTCCACAGGTGTTACCAAATTTGCTTGTTTTCACTACAAAATGAATAGACATAAACTCCACCAGTATGTACTGTTGTTTGATTGATGAACCCCCCCCCGCCCACCAACAAAATGGTAACCTTTGGAACTTATAGGAtaagtgtccagatttagcttgtggtcctgattataaaaattatgatctgtttaaatactgtattggcgagagggcttctgagaaaggtaataatgactttaaatccaccaaaacaatagatttactggcCTCTCTGAGCTCCAGCTGGCCCTATCAGATCTGTGTCAGTTTTGACATGGATTCTAACTACacagaaacaaatatacagcTGAATCAATCTGAACCTGTAATGGCCGAGGCTGAAGTTCCAATTTATGACACTGGAATCCTCAGCCAGAGTTTTCAGACAtcaaatttgatctttgtcaaGGCATTTCCAACAGCACAGGTAATACAGACTGGTAAACTATAGcttacagtgtatatagatTTGCTGTCTATCAGTCTTAAGTTCATTTAAGCTTGAGGTGTTATTTGACTGCCACCCCATAGTAGTCAAATCTTCAGGTCCAGCTAGCTGTATTCCTCTCGTAACTTTCAGATGAAAAATGGCAAAAGCAGATGTGGCTTTCTCTTGCAGGTACAAAATCCATCTATCTTGTCATGGAAATCCACTTCTTCCTGGGGatcaaaatatctgaaaacctggaaaataaaacaactCCAAGGTTGTTCGACAACCAGTTCGTACAACTGTACGCAGATTAACAGACTGTTTCGgaagaaatttgatatgcttgttgtcactctcgTAGACTTTATAACACTGAACTCTGTGGctaagctctgacagctcgtatCGGTTGGACTGATATGACATAATTAGGTAGAGACTGCCGGGTGTTGGCgggaaaaatgcataaaaccagcctcattatctagtcaTTTTCAGTGTCCTATTACTGTGATTAATGTACccttttttaataatattttaaactcaatttaacaatatatacaggtgtagctaattatgaataaatgattaacCTGGCCACTAATCCTGTAAGGGTGGTTTACGTATCATGTCTGTTTTTGGCTTTGTTTTTATCATATTGAAAGTTGATGTCTTATTTTGTATCTCTGTTTGATATGGCTCTCTTGCCTTCCCAGGGAATGGGATCTGCTCACGAAGATATTGCTCAGGAAGGCCAGACACAGGTAAAGGAGAATTAGTGTACATCACATTGTATCATGTAGACAGATTGAAGTCTTTTTAACTTTCTGTCAAAGGCAGGTAAGATTAAACAATGCATAACGCTAAAACTTGCCAAGTCTTGGTGATTTGTGGTTTCCTTCAGCTGATATCTGACAACTGTTTTATGAGTTCCTCATTATGAGGTTTGAAAACAGTTCATTGAATAAATAGATAACACTAAATTTGGTTGGATGCATTTTCATCATGATATATTATTGATGTTTGCTGAGTtcagtccagcttatgctggcttcctctccagccatacaggTCTGCCTGCAACTGCAATGGCTGTGCCAGGTACCCTCCCACCACAAAGCTGGTTGctgtcgtacaaatgaaatattcttgagtatggtgtaaaacaccaatcaaatcaataaataaataatattattgaCGTTGCAAGTGTTTAGTTCAATATCAAATGTGCATTACTGACTAGTgaataaaactatacatattaATAACCCTTTTCATGGTAGGCACCCTCAAGAGATGAGAAAGTATCAACCCATTTTGTGGCATTGATTGATAAAGATGGAGAGCTGTATGAACTGGGTAAGCTGTGAGAATCTcatctgtgtgtgtatattcatCCCGTATGATCTTCGTCCTTTATGATCTAGGCACATGTAAGCTGTGAGAATCTCATCTGTGTGTATCCGTCCTGTGTGATCTAGGCACATGTAAGCTGAGAGAATCTCATCTGTGTGTATTCAGCCTGTATGATCTAGGCACATGTAAGCTGTGAGAATGTCATCTGTGTGTATCCATCCTGTATGATCTAGGCACATGTAAGCTGAGAGAATCTCATCTGTGTGTATTCAGCCTGTATGATCTAGGCACATGTAAGCTGTGAGAATCTCATCTGTGTGTATTCGTCCTGTGTGATCTAGGCACATGTAAGCTGTAAGAATCTCATCTGTGTGTATTTGTCCTTTATGATCTAGGCACATGTAAGCTGAGAGAATCTCATCTGTGTGTATTCATCCTGTTTGATCTAGGTACATTTAATCTGTGAAAATCTCATCTGTGTGTATTCATCCTGTATGATCTAGGCACATGTAAGCTGTGCAGATCTCATCTGTGTGTATTCATCCTGTATGATCTAGGCACATGTAAGCTGTGAGAATGTCATCTATGTGTATTCATCCTGTATGATCTAGGCACATGTAAGCTGAGAGAATCTCATCTGTGTGTATTCATCCTGTATGATCTAGGCACATGTAAGCTGAGAGAATCTCATCTGTGTGTATTCATCAGGCACATGTAAGCTGTGGGAATGTCATCTGTGTGTATTCATCCTGTATGATCTAGGCACATGTAAGCTGTGAGAATGTCATCTGTGTGTATTCATCCTGTATGATCTAGGAACATGTATGCTGTGAGAATGTCATCTGTGTGTATTCATCCTGTATGATCTAGGCACATGTAAGCTGTGAGAATCTCATCTGTGTGTATTCATCCTGTATGATCTAGGCACATGTAAGCTGAGAGAATCTCATCTGTGTGTATTCATCAGGCACATGTAAGCTGTGAGAATGTCATCTGTGTGTATTCATCCTGTATGATCTAGGCACATGTATGCTGTGAGAATGTCATCTGTGTGTATTCATCCTGTATGATCT is a genomic window containing:
- the LOC135472263 gene encoding ubiquitin carboxyl-terminal hydrolase-like isoform X2, producing the protein MEKMSEQRWLPLESNPDVLNKYAYGLGMPQSWEFVDIYGLDPDLLGMVPQPVKAVVLLYPINEKSESQPIGSVKPNEKIYHIKQTIGNACGTIAMVHTLANNADQIQFEDGKPFQKFLEATLELSPAERATYLEGDKGMGSAHEDIAQEGQTQAPSRDEKVSTHFVALIDKDGELYELDGRKDGPVLHGKTTPDTLLQDAVAVVKQFMARDPDELNFTLMALVRKG
- the LOC135472263 gene encoding ubiquitin carboxyl-terminal hydrolase-like isoform X1; amino-acid sequence: MPQSWEFVDIYGLDPDLLGMVPQPVKAVVLLYPINEKSESQPIGSVKPNEKIYHIKQTIGNACGTIAMVHTLANNADQIQFEDGKPFQKFLEATLELSPAERATYLEGDKGMGSAHEDIAQEGQTQAPSRDEKVSTHFVALIDKDGELYELDGRKDGPVLHGKTTPDTLLQDAVAVVKQFMARDPDELNFTLMALVRKG